In the Gasterosteus aculeatus chromosome X, fGasAcu3.hap1.1, whole genome shotgun sequence genome, one interval contains:
- the LOC120809607 gene encoding solute carrier family 41 member 2 isoform X1, which translates to MVDPELGDEALSPSGSVGRGICQQTGSDRSQSQTYSPRDFSSNGSVSPLDPSLHYEPQETDFLLPNMLYGRSTVSGPPRAKDAGGSGAPAESVCCMVLQILVPFVLAGLGTVSAGMLLGLVQQNWDVFQEIPEIFILVPAVLGMKGNLEMTLASRLSTAVNAGRMETTREKWLLIIGNLALKQLQATVLGLLASLMAALLGWMAEGNVPLNHVMLLCSTSVSTAFMASLLQGIIMVAVIIGSKRMGINPDNVATPMAASFGDLITLASLVCFSQWFYSLIDLYPHVLYLVDLLFLCLIPLWVVISSKHPASHILLRTGWEPIITAMVISSIGGLILDKTVSNPNLAGIIVYAPVINGIGGNLVSIQSSRISTHLHLNYSPGEVPEDRTGCYSPCRTFFGSGANHRSAQVLLLLVIPGQLIFLHVIHLMKGGQTLPSALLTVAFLSASLIQVFSLLCAADCMVHALWRRGKDPDSYSIPYLTALGDLLGTALLSLAFFMLWCIGDSGSV; encoded by the exons ATGGTTGACCCAGAGCTTGGAGATGAAGCCCTGTCCCCGAGTGGCTCCGTGGGCCGAGGCATCTGCCAACAGACTGGATCCGACCGGTCCCAGTCACAAACCTACAGTCCACGAGATTTTAGTTCTAATGGGAGCGTTTCACCACTTGACCCCAGTCTCCATTATGAGCCACAGGAGACAGACTTTCTGCTCCCAAATATGCTGTACGGTAGGTCAACAGTCAGCGGACCCCCGAGAGCAAAAGATGCAGGTGGCTCCGGTGCGCCTGCTGAGTCAGTCTGTTGTATGGTGCTTCAGATCCTGGTGCCTTTTGTCCTGGCCGGGCTCGGGACCGTCTCTGCCGGGATGCTGCTTGGACTGGTTCAG caGAACTGGGACGTGTTCCAGGAAATCCCAGAGATCTTCATCCTAGTCCCTGCCGTGTTAGGCATGAAGGGGAACCTGGAAATGACTCTGGCCTCAAGACTCTCCACTGCT GTGAATGCAGGAAGAATGGAAACCACGAGAGAAAAGTGGTTGCTGATCATTGGGAACCTGGCGCTCAAGCAG CTCCAGGCCACCGTGCTCGGCCTGTTGGCCTCTTTGATGGCGGCTTTGCTGGGCTGGATGGCAGAAGGAAATGTTCCCTTAAACCACGTGATGCTCCTATGTTCAACCAGTGTTTCGACTGCCTTCATGGCTTCACTGCTGCAAG GTATTATTATGGTAGCAGTGATCATTGGCTCAAAGCGAATGGGAATCAACCCCGACAACGTGGCCACACCTATGGCTGCAAGCTTTGGGGATCTCATCACTCTTGCCTCGCTGGTCTGCTTCAGCCAGTGGTTCTACTCCCTCATAG ACCTGTATCCGCACGTGTTGTACCTGGTGgatctgttgtttttgtgcctgATTCCTCTTTGGGTGGTCATCTCCTCCAAACATCCAGCCAGTCACATCCTGCTCCGCACAGGCTGGGAGCCAATTATTACAGCTATGGTCATCAGCAG TATTGGAGGACTTATTTTGGACAAGACCGTGTCCAATCCAAACCTGGCAGGAATTATAGTTTATGCTCCGGTCATAAATG GTATTGGAGGCAACCTTGTCTCCATTCAGTCTAGTCGCATTTCTactcatttgcatttgaattaCTCACCTGGAGAGGTTCCTGAAGACCGTACGGGTTGCTACAGCCCGTGCCGCACTTTCTTTGGTTCAG GAGCAAACCATCGATCTGCTCAggttctgcttctgctggtgatCCCAGGTCAGCTCATCTTCTTACACGTCATCCACCTGATGAAAGGAGGCCAGACTTTGCCCAGTGCTCTCCTGACCGttgccttcctctctgcttcccTGATTCAG GTCTTTTCCCTCTTGTGCGCAGCCGACTGTATGGTCCATGCTCTATGGCGGAGGGGTAAAGACCCAGACAGTTACTCGATACCTTACCTCACGGCCctcggagacctgctagggacggctctcctctctcttgcCTTCTTCATGCTGTGGTGCATCGGTGACTCAGGCAGTGTGTAG
- the LOC120809607 gene encoding solute carrier family 41 member 2 isoform X4: protein MGAFHHLTPVSIMSHRRQTFCSQICCTILVPFVLAGLGTVSAGMLLGLVQQNWDVFQEIPEIFILVPAVLGMKGNLEMTLASRLSTAVNAGRMETTREKWLLIIGNLALKQLQATVLGLLASLMAALLGWMAEGNVPLNHVMLLCSTSVSTAFMASLLQGIIMVAVIIGSKRMGINPDNVATPMAASFGDLITLASLVCFSQWFYSLIDLYPHVLYLVDLLFLCLIPLWVVISSKHPASHILLRTGWEPIITAMVISSIGGLILDKTVSNPNLAGIIVYAPVINGIGGNLVSIQSSRISTHLHLNYSPGEVPEDRTGCYSPCRTFFGSGANHRSAQVLLLLVIPGQLIFLHVIHLMKGGQTLPSALLTVAFLSASLIQVFSLLCAADCMVHALWRRGKDPDSYSIPYLTALGDLLGTALLSLAFFMLWCIGDSGSV from the exons ATGGGAGCGTTTCACCACTTGACCCCAGTCTCCATTATGAGCCACAGGAGACAGACTTTCTGCTCCCAAATATGCTGTACG ATCCTGGTGCCTTTTGTCCTGGCCGGGCTCGGGACCGTCTCTGCCGGGATGCTGCTTGGACTGGTTCAG caGAACTGGGACGTGTTCCAGGAAATCCCAGAGATCTTCATCCTAGTCCCTGCCGTGTTAGGCATGAAGGGGAACCTGGAAATGACTCTGGCCTCAAGACTCTCCACTGCT GTGAATGCAGGAAGAATGGAAACCACGAGAGAAAAGTGGTTGCTGATCATTGGGAACCTGGCGCTCAAGCAG CTCCAGGCCACCGTGCTCGGCCTGTTGGCCTCTTTGATGGCGGCTTTGCTGGGCTGGATGGCAGAAGGAAATGTTCCCTTAAACCACGTGATGCTCCTATGTTCAACCAGTGTTTCGACTGCCTTCATGGCTTCACTGCTGCAAG GTATTATTATGGTAGCAGTGATCATTGGCTCAAAGCGAATGGGAATCAACCCCGACAACGTGGCCACACCTATGGCTGCAAGCTTTGGGGATCTCATCACTCTTGCCTCGCTGGTCTGCTTCAGCCAGTGGTTCTACTCCCTCATAG ACCTGTATCCGCACGTGTTGTACCTGGTGgatctgttgtttttgtgcctgATTCCTCTTTGGGTGGTCATCTCCTCCAAACATCCAGCCAGTCACATCCTGCTCCGCACAGGCTGGGAGCCAATTATTACAGCTATGGTCATCAGCAG TATTGGAGGACTTATTTTGGACAAGACCGTGTCCAATCCAAACCTGGCAGGAATTATAGTTTATGCTCCGGTCATAAATG GTATTGGAGGCAACCTTGTCTCCATTCAGTCTAGTCGCATTTCTactcatttgcatttgaattaCTCACCTGGAGAGGTTCCTGAAGACCGTACGGGTTGCTACAGCCCGTGCCGCACTTTCTTTGGTTCAG GAGCAAACCATCGATCTGCTCAggttctgcttctgctggtgatCCCAGGTCAGCTCATCTTCTTACACGTCATCCACCTGATGAAAGGAGGCCAGACTTTGCCCAGTGCTCTCCTGACCGttgccttcctctctgcttcccTGATTCAG GTCTTTTCCCTCTTGTGCGCAGCCGACTGTATGGTCCATGCTCTATGGCGGAGGGGTAAAGACCCAGACAGTTACTCGATACCTTACCTCACGGCCctcggagacctgctagggacggctctcctctctcttgcCTTCTTCATGCTGTGGTGCATCGGTGACTCAGGCAGTGTGTAG
- the LOC120809607 gene encoding solute carrier family 41 member 2 isoform X2 — protein MVDPELGDEALSPSGSVGRGICQQTGSDRSQSQTYSPRDFSSNGSVSPLDPSLHYEPQETDFLLPNMLYGRSTVSGPPRAKDAGGSGAPAESVCCMVLQILVPFVLAGLGTVSAGMLLGLVQNWDVFQEIPEIFILVPAVLGMKGNLEMTLASRLSTAVNAGRMETTREKWLLIIGNLALKQLQATVLGLLASLMAALLGWMAEGNVPLNHVMLLCSTSVSTAFMASLLQGIIMVAVIIGSKRMGINPDNVATPMAASFGDLITLASLVCFSQWFYSLIDLYPHVLYLVDLLFLCLIPLWVVISSKHPASHILLRTGWEPIITAMVISSIGGLILDKTVSNPNLAGIIVYAPVINGIGGNLVSIQSSRISTHLHLNYSPGEVPEDRTGCYSPCRTFFGSGANHRSAQVLLLLVIPGQLIFLHVIHLMKGGQTLPSALLTVAFLSASLIQVFSLLCAADCMVHALWRRGKDPDSYSIPYLTALGDLLGTALLSLAFFMLWCIGDSGSV, from the exons ATGGTTGACCCAGAGCTTGGAGATGAAGCCCTGTCCCCGAGTGGCTCCGTGGGCCGAGGCATCTGCCAACAGACTGGATCCGACCGGTCCCAGTCACAAACCTACAGTCCACGAGATTTTAGTTCTAATGGGAGCGTTTCACCACTTGACCCCAGTCTCCATTATGAGCCACAGGAGACAGACTTTCTGCTCCCAAATATGCTGTACGGTAGGTCAACAGTCAGCGGACCCCCGAGAGCAAAAGATGCAGGTGGCTCCGGTGCGCCTGCTGAGTCAGTCTGTTGTATGGTGCTTCAGATCCTGGTGCCTTTTGTCCTGGCCGGGCTCGGGACCGTCTCTGCCGGGATGCTGCTTGGACTGGTTCAG AACTGGGACGTGTTCCAGGAAATCCCAGAGATCTTCATCCTAGTCCCTGCCGTGTTAGGCATGAAGGGGAACCTGGAAATGACTCTGGCCTCAAGACTCTCCACTGCT GTGAATGCAGGAAGAATGGAAACCACGAGAGAAAAGTGGTTGCTGATCATTGGGAACCTGGCGCTCAAGCAG CTCCAGGCCACCGTGCTCGGCCTGTTGGCCTCTTTGATGGCGGCTTTGCTGGGCTGGATGGCAGAAGGAAATGTTCCCTTAAACCACGTGATGCTCCTATGTTCAACCAGTGTTTCGACTGCCTTCATGGCTTCACTGCTGCAAG GTATTATTATGGTAGCAGTGATCATTGGCTCAAAGCGAATGGGAATCAACCCCGACAACGTGGCCACACCTATGGCTGCAAGCTTTGGGGATCTCATCACTCTTGCCTCGCTGGTCTGCTTCAGCCAGTGGTTCTACTCCCTCATAG ACCTGTATCCGCACGTGTTGTACCTGGTGgatctgttgtttttgtgcctgATTCCTCTTTGGGTGGTCATCTCCTCCAAACATCCAGCCAGTCACATCCTGCTCCGCACAGGCTGGGAGCCAATTATTACAGCTATGGTCATCAGCAG TATTGGAGGACTTATTTTGGACAAGACCGTGTCCAATCCAAACCTGGCAGGAATTATAGTTTATGCTCCGGTCATAAATG GTATTGGAGGCAACCTTGTCTCCATTCAGTCTAGTCGCATTTCTactcatttgcatttgaattaCTCACCTGGAGAGGTTCCTGAAGACCGTACGGGTTGCTACAGCCCGTGCCGCACTTTCTTTGGTTCAG GAGCAAACCATCGATCTGCTCAggttctgcttctgctggtgatCCCAGGTCAGCTCATCTTCTTACACGTCATCCACCTGATGAAAGGAGGCCAGACTTTGCCCAGTGCTCTCCTGACCGttgccttcctctctgcttcccTGATTCAG GTCTTTTCCCTCTTGTGCGCAGCCGACTGTATGGTCCATGCTCTATGGCGGAGGGGTAAAGACCCAGACAGTTACTCGATACCTTACCTCACGGCCctcggagacctgctagggacggctctcctctctcttgcCTTCTTCATGCTGTGGTGCATCGGTGACTCAGGCAGTGTGTAG
- the LOC120809607 gene encoding solute carrier family 41 member 2 isoform X5, giving the protein MKPCPRVAPWAEASANRLDPTGPSHKPTVHEILVLMGAFHHLTPVSIMSHRRQTFCSQICCTILVPFVLAGLGTVSAGMLLGLVQNWDVFQEIPEIFILVPAVLGMKGNLEMTLASRLSTAVNAGRMETTREKWLLIIGNLALKQLQATVLGLLASLMAALLGWMAEGNVPLNHVMLLCSTSVSTAFMASLLQGIIMVAVIIGSKRMGINPDNVATPMAASFGDLITLASLVCFSQWFYSLIDLYPHVLYLVDLLFLCLIPLWVVISSKHPASHILLRTGWEPIITAMVISSIGGLILDKTVSNPNLAGIIVYAPVINGIGGNLVSIQSSRISTHLHLNYSPGEVPEDRTGCYSPCRTFFGSGANHRSAQVLLLLVIPGQLIFLHVIHLMKGGQTLPSALLTVAFLSASLIQVFSLLCAADCMVHALWRRGKDPDSYSIPYLTALGDLLGTALLSLAFFMLWCIGDSGSV; this is encoded by the exons ATGAAGCCCTGTCCCCGAGTGGCTCCGTGGGCCGAGGCATCTGCCAACAGACTGGATCCGACCGGTCCCAGTCACAAACCTACAGTCCACGAGATTTTAGTTCTAATGGGAGCGTTTCACCACTTGACCCCAGTCTCCATTATGAGCCACAGGAGACAGACTTTCTGCTCCCAAATATGCTGTACG ATCCTGGTGCCTTTTGTCCTGGCCGGGCTCGGGACCGTCTCTGCCGGGATGCTGCTTGGACTGGTTCAG AACTGGGACGTGTTCCAGGAAATCCCAGAGATCTTCATCCTAGTCCCTGCCGTGTTAGGCATGAAGGGGAACCTGGAAATGACTCTGGCCTCAAGACTCTCCACTGCT GTGAATGCAGGAAGAATGGAAACCACGAGAGAAAAGTGGTTGCTGATCATTGGGAACCTGGCGCTCAAGCAG CTCCAGGCCACCGTGCTCGGCCTGTTGGCCTCTTTGATGGCGGCTTTGCTGGGCTGGATGGCAGAAGGAAATGTTCCCTTAAACCACGTGATGCTCCTATGTTCAACCAGTGTTTCGACTGCCTTCATGGCTTCACTGCTGCAAG GTATTATTATGGTAGCAGTGATCATTGGCTCAAAGCGAATGGGAATCAACCCCGACAACGTGGCCACACCTATGGCTGCAAGCTTTGGGGATCTCATCACTCTTGCCTCGCTGGTCTGCTTCAGCCAGTGGTTCTACTCCCTCATAG ACCTGTATCCGCACGTGTTGTACCTGGTGgatctgttgtttttgtgcctgATTCCTCTTTGGGTGGTCATCTCCTCCAAACATCCAGCCAGTCACATCCTGCTCCGCACAGGCTGGGAGCCAATTATTACAGCTATGGTCATCAGCAG TATTGGAGGACTTATTTTGGACAAGACCGTGTCCAATCCAAACCTGGCAGGAATTATAGTTTATGCTCCGGTCATAAATG GTATTGGAGGCAACCTTGTCTCCATTCAGTCTAGTCGCATTTCTactcatttgcatttgaattaCTCACCTGGAGAGGTTCCTGAAGACCGTACGGGTTGCTACAGCCCGTGCCGCACTTTCTTTGGTTCAG GAGCAAACCATCGATCTGCTCAggttctgcttctgctggtgatCCCAGGTCAGCTCATCTTCTTACACGTCATCCACCTGATGAAAGGAGGCCAGACTTTGCCCAGTGCTCTCCTGACCGttgccttcctctctgcttcccTGATTCAG GTCTTTTCCCTCTTGTGCGCAGCCGACTGTATGGTCCATGCTCTATGGCGGAGGGGTAAAGACCCAGACAGTTACTCGATACCTTACCTCACGGCCctcggagacctgctagggacggctctcctctctcttgcCTTCTTCATGCTGTGGTGCATCGGTGACTCAGGCAGTGTGTAG
- the LOC120809607 gene encoding solute carrier family 41 member 2 isoform X3, with product MVDPELGDEALSPSGSVGRGICQQTGSDRSQSQTYSPRDFSSNGSVSPLDPSLHYEPQETDFLLPNMLYGRSTVSGPPRAKDAGGSGAPAESVCCMVLQILVPFVLAGLGTVSAGMLLGLVQQNWDVFQEIPEIFILVPAVLGMKGNLEMTLASRLSTAVNAGRMETTREKWLLIIGNLALKQLQATVLGLLASLMAALLGWMAEGNVPLNHVMLLCSTSVSTAFMASLLQGIIMVAVIIGSKRMGINPDNVATPMAASFGDLITLASLVCFSQWFYSLIDLYPHVLYLVDLLFLCLIPLWVVISSKHPASHILLRTGWEPIITAMVISSIGGLILDKTVSNPNLAGIIVYAPVINGIGGNLVSIQSSRISTHLHLNYSPGEVPEDRTGCYSPCRTFFGSGANHRSAQVLLLLVIPGQLIFLHVIHLMKGGQTLPSALLTVAFLSASLIQPTVWSMLYGGGVKTQTVTRYLTSRPSETC from the exons ATGGTTGACCCAGAGCTTGGAGATGAAGCCCTGTCCCCGAGTGGCTCCGTGGGCCGAGGCATCTGCCAACAGACTGGATCCGACCGGTCCCAGTCACAAACCTACAGTCCACGAGATTTTAGTTCTAATGGGAGCGTTTCACCACTTGACCCCAGTCTCCATTATGAGCCACAGGAGACAGACTTTCTGCTCCCAAATATGCTGTACGGTAGGTCAACAGTCAGCGGACCCCCGAGAGCAAAAGATGCAGGTGGCTCCGGTGCGCCTGCTGAGTCAGTCTGTTGTATGGTGCTTCAGATCCTGGTGCCTTTTGTCCTGGCCGGGCTCGGGACCGTCTCTGCCGGGATGCTGCTTGGACTGGTTCAG caGAACTGGGACGTGTTCCAGGAAATCCCAGAGATCTTCATCCTAGTCCCTGCCGTGTTAGGCATGAAGGGGAACCTGGAAATGACTCTGGCCTCAAGACTCTCCACTGCT GTGAATGCAGGAAGAATGGAAACCACGAGAGAAAAGTGGTTGCTGATCATTGGGAACCTGGCGCTCAAGCAG CTCCAGGCCACCGTGCTCGGCCTGTTGGCCTCTTTGATGGCGGCTTTGCTGGGCTGGATGGCAGAAGGAAATGTTCCCTTAAACCACGTGATGCTCCTATGTTCAACCAGTGTTTCGACTGCCTTCATGGCTTCACTGCTGCAAG GTATTATTATGGTAGCAGTGATCATTGGCTCAAAGCGAATGGGAATCAACCCCGACAACGTGGCCACACCTATGGCTGCAAGCTTTGGGGATCTCATCACTCTTGCCTCGCTGGTCTGCTTCAGCCAGTGGTTCTACTCCCTCATAG ACCTGTATCCGCACGTGTTGTACCTGGTGgatctgttgtttttgtgcctgATTCCTCTTTGGGTGGTCATCTCCTCCAAACATCCAGCCAGTCACATCCTGCTCCGCACAGGCTGGGAGCCAATTATTACAGCTATGGTCATCAGCAG TATTGGAGGACTTATTTTGGACAAGACCGTGTCCAATCCAAACCTGGCAGGAATTATAGTTTATGCTCCGGTCATAAATG GTATTGGAGGCAACCTTGTCTCCATTCAGTCTAGTCGCATTTCTactcatttgcatttgaattaCTCACCTGGAGAGGTTCCTGAAGACCGTACGGGTTGCTACAGCCCGTGCCGCACTTTCTTTGGTTCAG GAGCAAACCATCGATCTGCTCAggttctgcttctgctggtgatCCCAGGTCAGCTCATCTTCTTACACGTCATCCACCTGATGAAAGGAGGCCAGACTTTGCCCAGTGCTCTCCTGACCGttgccttcctctctgcttcccTGATTCAG CCGACTGTATGGTCCATGCTCTATGGCGGAGGGGTAAAGACCCAGACAGTTACTCGATACCTTACCTCACGGCCctcggagacctgctag